DNA sequence from the Pedobacter sp. W3I1 genome:
GTTTGTCTTTAGCGAAAGGTTTGGTGAAAGCTAACTTTGCTCAAGCCGCCGACATTACGCTTACCCGTAGAAATACCGAGCACTTAAAATCTTTTGCCGAAGCAGGTTTTACAGTTAGCAATAACAATAAACAAGCCGTAGTTGATGCGGATGTTGTGATTTTGGCGGTTCTGCCTCAACAATTAAATACAGTTTTGGATGAAATCCAAACTTCAGTCGTTACGGCTAAACATTTGGTTATTTCGGTAATTTCGGGTGTGAGCTGTGCTGCGGTTAGAGAAAAATTGGGCAATCATGTTGAAGTGGTTCGTGTAATGCCAAATACGGCAATCGCCATTGGTCAGTCCATGACTTGCATAGCGAGCGATAATGCATCAGTAGAAAATATTGCAGATGTAACCAAGATGTTCGAAACGGTTGGTTCTGTTGTTAAGATTAATGAAGATTTAATGACTTCTGCAACGGCACTTTGCGCTTGCGGAATTGCTTTTTTTCTAAGGGCCATCAGGGCAGCATCGCAAGGTGGGGTAGAAATTGGCTTTCATGCGGATGAAGCTTTAAAAATGGCTGTTCAAACGGCAAAAGGAGCGGCCGACTTGCTTTTATTACACGGAACGCACCCAGAATCAGAAATAGATAAAGTAACTTCGCCGAAAGGTTGTACCATTGCGGGTTTAAATGAAATGGAACACAACGGTTTTAGCTCATCATTGATAAAAGGTATTAAACTTTCGGCTTTAAAAGCTGGGAATTTGTATACCAAAGAAGGTTAGGGGTGTAGGGTTTAAGGCCTTAATCATGAAACCTCAGAGAATAAGCTAAAAGCAAAATAAAGGGTAGAAAGTTTAAAGACGGGTTTAGTCTTGATACTTAATACTAATTACTTGATACTATGTTATTAGAAAATATACAAAAAGAAAGCCTGGATTTATTGAGACAGTTGATTCGTATCCAGTCTTTTAGTAAAGAAGAAGATCGGACTGCGAATTTAATCGCCCAGTTTTTGGAGGAGAGAGGGGTTAAAACTCAACGTAAAATGAACAACGTTTGGGCTTACAATAAACATTTCGATGCCACAAAACCAACATTGCTTTTAAATTCACATCACGATACGGTTAAGCCAAATTCTGGTTATACCCGCGATCCTTATGATGCGGCAATTGAGGGCGATAAGCTGTTTGGTTTGGGCAGTAACGATGCAGGCGGTTGTTTAGTTTCATTAATTGGTGCGTTTTTATACTACTACGAACAAGAAGGCTTAAAATATAACATTTGTTTGGCGGCGACAGCAGAGGAAGAAATTTCTGGAAATAATGGCTTAG
Encoded proteins:
- the proC gene encoding pyrroline-5-carboxylate reductase → MTKKIAIIGSGNIGLSLAKGLVKANFAQAADITLTRRNTEHLKSFAEAGFTVSNNNKQAVVDADVVILAVLPQQLNTVLDEIQTSVVTAKHLVISVISGVSCAAVREKLGNHVEVVRVMPNTAIAIGQSMTCIASDNASVENIADVTKMFETVGSVVKINEDLMTSATALCACGIAFFLRAIRAASQGGVEIGFHADEALKMAVQTAKGAADLLLLHGTHPESEIDKVTSPKGCTIAGLNEMEHNGFSSSLIKGIKLSALKAGNLYTKEG